Proteins encoded within one genomic window of Triticum aestivum cultivar Chinese Spring chromosome 2D, IWGSC CS RefSeq v2.1, whole genome shotgun sequence:
- the LOC123055195 gene encoding uncharacterized protein — MSGSYSSRLRAGGGGGGLGATTVLAAKVAFASAALAAAACMVPQLVSAADAFLWKLYLFVTVHVIIFVIWKLSDSKHFHAAQQQQHKDPWAPSPLHHQPAAAAPLLMTEQAVLAAVKRRVDFAPAPAVVSAAPAEVYRVPPPVSRWHGGADSAVVEEVVSPVSCGGESCVTTESEEDASSAAASAHIATSDASRSVSPVLAPARERAVLERGISLPPRKATAPTDEHFDSADNNHDGGDDDLDATWNAIMQKTRPATAPASTTSSPPAPRSSPPPPTPASRPRAREPSVGAAELSKRSEDFIKKIHNSFGRHQ, encoded by the coding sequence ATGTCGGGAAGCTACTCCTCGCGGCTCCGcgccgggggcggcggcgggggcctgGGCGCGACGACGGTGCTGGCGGCCAAGGTGGCGTTCGCGTCGGCCGCGCTGGCCGCCGCCGCCTGCATGGTGCCGCAGCTCGTGTCCGCCGCCGACGCCTTCCTCTGGAAGCTCTACCTCTTCGTCACCGTGCacgtcatcatcttcgtcatctggAAGCTCTCCGACAGCAAGCACTTCCACGCcgcacagcagcagcagcacaaggaCCCCTGGGCACCGTCGCCTCTCCACCACCAACCTGCCGCCGCGGCGCCTCTGCTCATGACGGAGCAGGCCGTGCTGGCCGCCGTCAAGCGTAGGGTGGACTTcgcgcccgcccccgccgtcgTCTCCGCCGCGCCGGCCGAGGTGTACCGCGTGCCCCCGCCCGTGTCGCGCTGGCACGGGGGTGCCGactcggcggtggtggaggaggtcgtCTCCCCTGTCTCGTGCGGCGGCGAGTCGTGCGTCACCACGGAGTCCGAGGAGgacgcctcctccgccgccgcgtcggCCCACATCGCCACCTCCGACGCGAGCAGGAGCGTCTCGCCGGTGCTGGCGCCCGCTCGGGAACGCGCGGTCCTCGAGCGCGGGATCTCCCTGCCCCCTCGCAAGGCCACCGCGCCCACGGACGAACACTTCGACAGCGCCGACAACAaccacgacggcggcgacgacgacctGGACGCGACGTGGAACGCCATCATGCAGAAGACGCGTCCGGCGACGGCGCCGGCCTCAACCACCTCCTCCCCTCCGGCCCCGCGCTCGTCGCCACCGCCACCGACCCCTGCGTCGCGGCCGAGGGCGCGCGAGCCATCCGTCGGCGCGGCGGAGCTGAGCAAGCGGTCGGAGGATTTCATCAAGAAGATCCACAACTCCTTCGGCCGGCACCAATGA